One region of Danio aesculapii chromosome 7, fDanAes4.1, whole genome shotgun sequence genomic DNA includes:
- the dctn1a gene encoding dynactin subunit 1a isoform X2 yields the protein MSSDGGGRPVKVGSVVEVIGKGQRGTVAYIGATLFASGKWVGVILDEAKGKNDGTVQGKRYFTCEENHGIFVRQSQIQLMDDGGSSATSPETPDSGVAKLLKKEIQETPKTAKQTGRPSVGGSALSESVLAESESSSSTQMSLAAPVVPQPSTASAPAPAPATPSKEEESLRAQLKDLEEKLETLRMKRSEDKAKLKEMEKHKIQLEQLQEWRSKMQEQQNDLQKQLKEAKKEAREALEAKDRYMEEMADTADAIEMATLDKEMAEERAESLQQETDSLKEKLEELSMDMEILKHEIEEKGSDGAASSYHVKQLEEQNARLKEALVRMRDLSSSEKQEHVKLQKQMEKKNSELETLRSQKEKLQEEMKLAEDTIDELKEQVDAALGAEEMVETLTERNLDLEEKVRELRETVSDLESINEMNDELQENARETELELREQLDLAGARVREAQKRVEAAQETLADYQQTINKYRELTTHLQEVNRELTNQQSSSAEQLQQPAAELFDFKIKFAETKAYAKAIEMELRKMEVSQANRQVSLLTSFMPESFLRHGGDHDCILVLLLIPRLICKAELISKQAQEKFDLNGGSLERAGLRGAAGEQLSFASGLVYSLTLLQATLHKYELALSVCAVDVYKRMGTLYSEMCVHERSLDFLIDLLHKDQLDETVQVEPLTKAIKYYQHLYSVHLCDQTEDCTVQLADHIKFTQSALDCMGSEVGRLRAFLQAGQEGAELCVLLKDLDTSCGDIRQFCKKIRRRMPGTDAPGIPAALRFSEQVSEALADSRKQMARVVAVLQEVSAAGAQMMAPLQEQEGLSAVKIEDVAFKAVEQVYGAQGLNPYECLRQACSAVIATMNKMATAMQEGEYDSERPQRPPPPVETRAAAVRAEMTDAEGLGNKLEDRETVIKELKKSLKIKGEELSEANVRLSLLEKKLDTSTKDADERVEKIQTKLDEALNTLKKKEKEFEETMDALQADIDQLESEKAELKQRISSQSRATEGLRGQPASGIASIVTGNAAGGMLSAPAGVSGVVQVVDSPLLKQQIDVQRIAIKQLKSENYRLKAERMRAQLSSLPPLQVPNMKSVMMKENTAAGALQRRTDLLLHNLMKMSAGLRVVDITGKTTVSASAQLLEQTARMKSLSDTLDKLQAEVSQHVVSQQPGASVPSDFATFPTATFVKAQQEQQSGCVLVSKLMIPCARGKEQKHTLVLSQQQLQRVHHLLMT from the exons ACGGGTCGTCCCTCAGTCGGCGGGTCGGCTCTGTCTGAATCAGTGTTAGCGGAGAGCGAGTCCTCCTCGTCCACTCAGATGAGTCTGGCGGCTCCTGTGGTCCCGCAGCCCAGCACTGCATCTGCTCCTGCTCCTGCTCCAGCCACACCCAGCAag GAGGAGGAGAGTCTGCGCGCTCAGCTGAAGGATCTGGAGGAGAAGCTGGAGACTCTGCGTATGAAGCGCTCGGAGGATAAAGCCAAGCTGAAGGAGATGGAGAAACACAAGATCCAGCTGGAGCAGCTGCAGGAGTGGAGGAGCAAGATGCAGGAGCAGCAGAACGACCTGCAGAAGCAGCTCAAGGAGGCCAAGAag gaggCTCGCGAGGCTCTGGAGGCTAAAGACCGCTACATGGAGGAGATGGCGGACACTGCAGACGCTATAGAGATGGCCACACTGGACAAGGAGATGGCGGAGGAGCGAGCGGAGTCCCTGCAGCAGGAGACAGACAGCCTGAAGGAGAAGCTGGAGGAGCTGAGCATGGACATGGAGATACTCAAACATGAGATCGAGGAGAAGG GCTCAGATGGAGCAGCGTCCAGCTATCATGTCAAACAGCTGGAGGAGCAGAACGCACGTCTGAAAGAAGCTCTCGTCAG GATGAGGGATCTGTCCTCCTCAGAGAAGCAGGAGCATGTGAAGCTGCAGAAACAGATGGAGAAGAAGAACTCTGAGCTGGAGACGCTGCGCTCACAGAAAGAGAAACTACAGGAGGAGATGAAGCTGGCGGAGGACACCATCGATGAGCTGAAGGAGCAGGTGGACGCAGCTCTGGGTGCAGAGGAGATGGTGGAGACCTTGACGGAGAGAAATCTTGACCTGGAGGAGAAAGTGCGGGAGCTGCGAGAGACCGTCAGTGACCTG GAATCCATCAACGAGATGAACGACGAGTTGCAGGAGAATGCGCGCGAGACTGAGCTGGAGCTGCGGGAACAGCTGGATCTGGCCGGAGCACGGGTTCGAGAGGCGCAGAAGAGGGTGGAGGCGGCACAGGAGACACTGGCGGATTACCAGCAGACCATCAACAAATACAGAGAGCTCACCACACACCTacag gaaGTGAACCGCGAGCTGACCAATCAGCAGAGCAGCTCTGCTGAGCAGCTCCAGCAGCCGGCGGCAGAACTCTTCGACTTCAAGATCAAGTTTGCGGAGACCAAAGCCTATGCTAAG gccaTAGAGATGGAGCTACGTAAGATGGAGGTGAGCCAGGCGAACCGTCAGGTGTCTCTGCTGACCTCCTTCATGCCAGAGTCCTTCCTGCGGCACGGCGGAGATCACGACTGCATCCTGGTGCTGCTGCTCATCCCCAGACTCATCTGCAAG GCGGAGCTGATCAGTAAACAGGCGCAGGAGAAGTTTGATCTGAACGGTGGTTCGCTGGAGAGAGCTGGACTGCGAGGAGCTGCTGGAGAACAGCTGAGCTTCGCTTCAGGACTGGTGTATTCTCTGACGCTCCTGCAGGCCACTCTGCATAAATATGAGCT GgctctgagtgtgtgtgcagTGGACGTGTATAAGCGTATGGGCACGCTATACTCTGAGATGTGTGTTCACGAGCGCTCGCTGGACTTCCTGATCGACCTGCTGCACAAAGACCAGCTGGACGAGACGGTGCAGGTGGAGCCGCTCACTAAAGCCATCAAATACTACCAG catctGTACAGCGTACATCTGTGTGATCAGACTGAGGACTGCACTGTCCAGCTGGCCGACCACATCAAG TTTACCCAGAGTGCTCTGGACTGTATGGGGTCAGAGGTCGGCCGTCTGCGAGCGTTCCTGCAGGCGGGACAGGAAGGGGCGGAGCTCTGTGTGCTGCTGAAGGACCTGGACACTTCCTGTGGAGACATCCGTCAGTTCTGCAAGAAGATCCGCAGGAGGATGCCGGGAACGGATGCTCCAGGAATACCTGCAGCACTGCGCTTCTCTGAGCAG gtgagcGAGGCGCTGGCGGACAGCAGGAAGCAGATGGCGCGTGTGGTGGCGGTGCTACAGGAGGTGTCTGCGGCCGGAGCTCAGATGATGGCGCCGCTGCAGGAGCAGGAGGGACTGAGCGCTGTGAAGATCGAGGACGTGGCCTTTAAAGCAGTGGAGCag GTGTACGGCGCGCAGGGACTGAACCCTTACGAGTGTCTGCGTCAGGCCTGCAGCGCCGTCATCGCCACCATGAACAAGATGGCCACCGCCATGCAGGAGGGAGAGTACGACTCGGAGAGACCACAGCGCccg cctCCTCCAGTGGAGACGCGTGCGGCTGCGGTGCGAGCGGAGATGACCGACGCTGAGGGTCTGGGAAACAAACTGGAGGATCGAGAGACCGTCATCAAGGAGCTGAAGAAGTCCCTCAAGATAAAG GGCGAGGAGCTGAGCGAGGCAAACGTTCGTCTGAGTTTGTTGGAGAAAAAGCTGGACACGTCGACCAAAGATGCAGACGAGCGGGTGGAGAAGATCCAGACCAAACTAGACGAAGCTCTGAACACACTGAAGAAGAAGGAGAA agAGTTCGAGGAGACCATGGATGCGCTACAGGCTGATATCGACCAGCTGGAGTCCGAGAAGGCGGAGCTTAAGCAGAGGATCAGCAGCCAATCACGAGCCACCGAAGGTCTTCGGGGGCAACCAGCATCTGGAATTGCATCTATTGTCACCGGGAATGCtgctg gaGGGATGCTGTCAGCTCCAGCAGGTGTCTCAGGTGTGGTTCAGGTGGTTGATTCTCCTCTCCTGAAGCAGCAGATCGATGTCCAGCGCATCGCCATCAAGCAACTCAAGAGCGAAAACTACAgactgaag GCGGAGCGGATGCGTGCGCAACTGTCGTCGCTGCCTCCGCTGCAGGTGCCGAACATGAAGAGTGTGATGATGAAGGAGAACACAGCCGCTGGAGCCCTACAGAGGAGGACTGACCTACTGCTGCACAACCTGATGAAGATGAGCGCAGGACTCCGAGTAGTGGACATCACCGGCAAAACCACAG TGAGTGCAAGTGCTCAGCTGCTGGAGCAGACGGCGAGGATGAAGTCTCTCAGTGACACTCTGGATAAACTGCAG gcTGAAGTGTCGCAGCATGTGGTTTCCCAGCAGCCCGGAGCGTCGGTGCCGTCTGACTTCGCCACCTTCCCCACGGCCACTTTCGTTAAG GCGCAGCAGGAGCAACAGAGTGGGTGTGTGTTGGTGTCGAAGCTGATGATCCCGTGCGCTCGAGGAAaagagcagaaacacacactcgtCCTGTCACAGCAGCAGCTCCAGCGTGTGCACCACCTGCTCATGACgtaa